A window of the Henckelia pumila isolate YLH828 chromosome 3, ASM3356847v2, whole genome shotgun sequence genome harbors these coding sequences:
- the LOC140889042 gene encoding uncharacterized protein — MCNKHKSKVSSLVFCKLHNNLVDIHGTCESCFFSSAETKNEPNAETYRLLVGKLGNDDQHGLDDEYNLGSCNTRMCCCNEPWVSRNLAPKFFRTKSTDSDKSESSNLHLSRNHDAGPLPHVEYAKIKDTSDTESETQTSDNDTGSTFIREIDVPEQDSAAVYSLSEPQITTVTVCPVVEKSMESDDTFSSGYNDQSEGPLGHGLEELKWHDKNDVNTPSDLISFTEALPLPTVAGPHFEEPKETDYRRTSVLEQDAMVECGETSTTGNYSMDRTYLQRENYVELGDISVIRSDPIAANENQMDPKPSTTDTSLQISDSLELVDAYRLAIGARGRQLSGKLLEQQMSMKESKRASEDLKLLLSQISSARGIEFSLSDSPRMVHINNEDYLSMDASSPSIGMQLLQRRISLERNESNISLDGSTVSDIEGENLVDRLKRQIVHDKKIMGSLYKELEEERNASSIAANQAMAMITRLQEEKASIHMEASQYLRLMEEQAEYDGEAFQQVNDLLVEKDKHIQFLEEELEQFKNGTSNNFFKQSPIPDVQNQETEKDSILKSLKKLEEKLFVLSKDEVPLDASNGFLEELDDTRYTQESVGIGRKNDLLENTFMDRGSELDYLWHELSSIRKRLEVL, encoded by the exons ATGTGCAACAAGCACAAGTCCAAGGTCTCTTCTTTAGTCTTTTGTAAACTTCATAATAACCTTGTAGATATTCATGGGACGTGTGAAAGTTGCTTCTTTTCATCTGCTGAAACCAAGAATGAGCCAAATGCTGAAACATATAGATTGCTGGTAGGGAAATTAGGGAATGATGATCAACATGGGCTTGATGATGAATATAATCTTGGTTCTTGTAATACAAGAATGTGTTGTTGTAATGAACCGTGGGTCTCGAGGAATCTTGCGCCAAAGTTTTTCCGTACCAAATCAACTGATTCTGATAAATCTGAATCATCAAACCTCCACCTGTCGAGGAACCATGATGCTGGTCCTTTGCCACATGTAGAATATGCAAAAATCAAGGATACGTCTGACACTGAATCCGAAACTCAAACATCAGATAATGATACTGGTAGTACTTTTATTCGTGAAATTGATGTGCCAGAACAGGATTCAGCAGCTGTTTATTCCCTTTCAGAACCACAAATTACTACAGTTACTGTCTGTCCAGTTGTGGAGAAATCAATGGAGTCAGATGATACTTTCAGTTCCGGTTATAATGACCAATCCGAGGGCCCTCTTGGGCATGGATTGGAGGAACTTAAGTGGCATGACAAAAATGATGTTAATACACCATCTGATCTTATTTCTTTTACTGAGGCACTTCCCTTGCCCACTGTTGCCGGGCCTCATTTCGAAGAACCCAAAGAAACTG ATTATAGAAGAACCTCTGTCTTGGAGCAAGATGCTATGGTTGAATGTGGAGAAACGTCTACGACTGGAAACTACTCCATGGACAGAACATATTTACAGAGAGAAAATTATGTGGAACTTGGAGATATTTCAGTGATCAGGAGTGATCCCATTGCAGCAAATGAAAATCAAATGGATCCGAAACCTAGTACAACCGACACAAGTTTGCAAATTTCCGATTCTTTAGAACTCGTTGATGCTTATAGATTAGCCATTGGGGCTAGGGGAAGGCAGCTATCTGGGAAACTCTTGGAACAACAAATGTCTATGAAAGAATCTAAGAGAGCCAGTGAAGATTTGAAGCTCTTGCTGTCACAAATATCTTCAGCCCGAGGGATTGAATTCTCGTTAAGTGATAGTCCTAGGATGGTGCACATAAATAATGAAGATTATTTATCTATGGATGCTTCTAGTCCTTCCATAGGGATGCAACTACTTCAAAGAAGGATCTCGCTTGAGAGAAATGAATCAAATATATCTCTAGATGGAAGCACGGTGAGCGATATCGAAGGTGAAAATTTGGTGGATCGATTGAAGCGACAGATTGTGCATGACAAGAAAATAATGGGTTCTTTGTATAAAGAGTTGGAGGAAGAGAGGAACGCTTCCTCGATTGCTGCTAATCAAGCCATGGCCATGATTACGAGGTTGCAAGAGGAGAAGGCATCGATCCATATGGAGGCTTCGCAGTATCTAAGACTGATGGAAGAACAAGCTGAGTATGATGGTGAGGCGTTCCAACAAGTAAACGACCTTCTCGTGGAGAAGGACAAGCATATTCAGTTTCTCGAGGAGGAGCTTGAACAGTTCAAAAATGGCACgtcaaataattttttcaagCAAAGTCCTATACCAGATGTCCAGAATCAAGAAACTGAAAAGGATTCTATTCTGAAATCTTTGaagaaacttgaggaaaaaCTATTTGTCTTGTCAAAAGATGAAGTTCCGCTGGATGCGAGTAATGGTTTTTTGGAAGAGCTCGATGACACAAGGTATACTCAAGAATCAGTGGGAATAGGAAGAAAGAATGATCTCTTAGAAAACACGTTCATGGATAGAGGTTCTGAGTTAGACTATCTTTGGCACGAGCTTTCTAGTATCAGAAAACGATTGGAAGTGCTGTAG
- the LOC140888612 gene encoding uncharacterized protein has product MEFPQYYTWIQSGKKWIPRRSQNKVVGRVYVVSPSEGERFYLRILLNHVRGPISFEELKTVNGNIYRTFKEAAQMRGLLQHDDYLHQCLQEACSTRMPFSLRRLFVSILVFCQPNGVRELWNKFHPYMSEDYVRSSSASTIFITNKLLIEIRRLLHHYRHKLDDFDLPSIDLEFLNDYTLPRLIEDELSIQIPDEDLRSIEQLNVQQRLVFNIIVESIMCNQPNLYFIDGPGGTGMTFLYRAILAQLRKQGKIIIAVATSGIAATLLPGERTAHSRFQIPLRPTTTTLCNIKKQTELAELIRCAAAVIWDEAPMKNRCAFESVSKIFQYIMENQLPFGGKIMVFGGDFRQILPVVKRGTMRDQITASISRSTFWNHVKILQLEQNMRSAQDNEFSQFLLRIGDGLQNTTHGDFIELPESIIISWEGEQSIHQLIDVVFPYMLHHVNDAKYMVGRAIITPKNFDVDKINEMLISKFPGDEIVYTSWDNVEDDNSNLFQEEFLNSLIPSGLPPHRISLKVGCPLMLLRNVAPELGLCNGTRLICRTLGRNFIDAEIITGPHKGMRYFLHRMPLKSEETSGLPFELTRRQFPIRLSFALTINKSQGQTIPNIKIFLRNHVFSHDQLYVALSRGVSQHSTKVLVVDGNLENLNGVYTRNVVYKDVLLPNNV; this is encoded by the coding sequence atGGAATTCCCTCAGTATTATACTTGGATACAATCTGGAAAAAAATGGATTCCTCGAAGAAGTCAAAACAAGGTGGTTGGAAGAGTGTATGTTGTGTCTCCTTCTGAAGGTGAGAGGTTTTATCTTCGCATACTCCTAAATCATGTGAGAGGCCCAATATCTTTTGAAGAACTAAAAACAGTAAATGGGAATATCTATAGAACATTCAAAGAGGCAGCTCAAATGAGGGGACTTCTCCAGCATGACGATTATCTTCATCAATGTTTACaggaagcatgttctactagaatGCCATTTTCATTAAGAAGATTATTTGTCTCAATATTGGTGTTCTGTCAACCAAACGGAGTTAGAGAACTTTGGAACAAGTTTCACCCCTATATGTCTGAAGATTATGTAAGATCAAGTTCAGCAAGCACCATATTTATCACAAATAAGTTGCTAATTGAGATAAGAAGGCTGTTGCATCATTACAGGCATAAACTCGATGATTTTGATTTGCCCTCGATCGATCTTGAGTTTTTAAATGACTACACACTCCCAAGACTAATTGAAGACGAGCTTTCTATTCAAATTCCTGATGAAGATTTGAGATCTATTGAACAATTGAATGTTCAACAAAGGTTAGTATTCAATATTATTGTCGAGAGTATTATGTGCAACCAACCAAACCTTTACTTCATTGATGGTCCAGGGGGGACTGGTATGACTTTTCTCTATCGTGCAATTTTGGCACAATTAAGAAAGCAAGGAAAAATTATAATTGCAGTTGCAACTTCTGGAATAGCTGCAACGTTGTTGCCAGGGGAAAGGACTGCTCATTCACGTTTTCAAATTCCACTTAGACCAACGACAACAACACTTTGCAACATTAAAAAGCAAACTGAACTTGCAGAGCTCATAAGATGTGCGGCAGCTGTAATATGGGATGAAGCTCCAATGAAAAATCGTTGTGCTTTCGAATCTGTTAGTAAAATATTTCAATACATAATGGAAAATCAATTGCCATTTGGAGGAAAAATTATGGTCTTCGGTGGAGATTTCAGGCAAATACTACCAGTTGTCAAACGAGGAACAATGAGAGATCAAATTACTGCAAGCATTTCAAGATCAACATTCTGGAATCATGTCAAGATATTACAACTCGAGCAAAATATGAGATCTGCACAGGATAATGAGTTCTCGCAATTTCTATTGCGCATTGGTGATGGCTTGCAAAATACTACGCATGGTGATTTCATAGAATTGCCTGAATCTATTATCATATCATGGGAAGGAGAACAATCAATTCATCAACTCATTGACGTTGTTTTCCCCTATATGCTACATCATGTCAACGATGCAAAATACATGGTCGGCAGGGCTATTATTACACCAAAAAACTTTGATGTCGACAAAATTAATGAAAtgttaatttcaaaatttcccGGTGATGAAATAGTGTACACATCTTGGGATAACGTCGAAGATGACAATAGCAACCTTTTTCAGGAAGAGTTTTTAAACTCTCTTATCCCAAGTGGTTTGCCACCACACAGAATCTCTTTGAAGGTAGGCTGTCCTCTCATGCTTTTGAGAAATGTTGCGCCTGAACTTGGACTATGTAATGGGACAAGATTAATATGTCGCACTCTTGGAAGAAACTTCATCGATGCAGAGATTATAACAGGACCGCATAAGggaatgagatattttcttcatCGAATGCCTCTTAAAAGCGAAGAAACTTCCGGATTACCGTTTGAACTTACACGTAGACAGTTTCCGATAAGATTGAGTTTTGCTCTTACAATAAACAAATCACAAGGACAAACAATaccaaatatcaaaatctttctGCGCAATCATGTGTTCAGCCATGATCAATTATATGTTGCTCTTTCAAGAGGAGTGTCGCAACATTCTACAAAAGTTTTGGTAGTGGATGGTAATTTAGAGAATTTGAATGGTGTATACACAAGGAACGTGGTTTACAAAGACGTGTTGTTGCCTAATAATGTATGA
- the LOC140888613 gene encoding uncharacterized protein, with translation MGVNIDHNLATGANGIYTFHAHGSIYHSIGSLLPNENCRPRYMQMWIIDTEHEIENRIQENNELRRDLLTKLQNILDRHNPFVSVFRQIGRRQDIPTCRLIIKQQKPNEHQYSLPTVSQVAAVIVDNEVMINLSGRDIVVQGINGDLINIQDIVGYYDPLQYPLFLPHGTYGWNINTRNIDGTRLSCLNYYAYMLQKDVVDKGVLGNVRSYSYVIEYQKRGLPHAHMLLIFENTDKLRTPDEFDSIVRAEIPSQTEEPNLYEAVLHHMIHGPCGLLNRHSPCMTDDKCKKHFPKPFVSYTSRGNDSYPLYRRRQGLTVVLSENDQRMVDNGWVVPYNPWLLLKYDCHINVEVCGGIKCVKYIYKYIHKGPDRVALELRNGQNIDEIQQYVDGRWICAPEALWRIFSFEFSRMYPSVIRLQIHLPYQHLIIYDPTNCITDILTDDRNTKTILTEFFKMNNDQTIKGK, from the exons ATGGGAGTCAACATAGATCATAACTTAGCAACTGGAGCGAATGGGATCTACACGTTTCATGCTCATGGGTCAATATATCATTCTATTGGAAGTCTTCTGCCAAATGAAAACTGTAGGCCAAGGTATATGCAAATGTGGATTATTGACACAGAACATGAAATTGAAAACAGAATACAAGAGAATAATGAGCTCCGACGAGATTTGTTGACCAAGTTACAGAATATTCTCGATAGACATAATCCATTTGTAAGTGTCTTCCGACAAATAGGTCGTCGACAAGATATACCTACTTGCAGGCTTATAATTAAGCAACAAAAACCTAATGAACACCAATATAGTCTACCAACCGTATCCCAGGTCGCAGCTGTAATTGTTGACAATGAAGTCATGATCAACTTGAGCGGTAGAGACATTGTTGTACAAGGAATCAACGGAGATCTCATAAATATTCAAGACATTGTTGGCTACTATGATCCTTTGCAATATCCTCTCTTTCTACCTCATGGAACATATGGTTGGAATATAAATACCAGGAACATTGATGGTACTCGATTATCTTGCTTAAACTACTATGCGTACATGCTACAG AAAGACGTCGTGGACAAAGGAGTATTAGGTAATGTTCGCTCTTACTCATATGTCATCGAGTATCAGAAGAGAGGGCTACCTCATGCTCATATGTTACTCATCTTTGAAAATACGGACAAATTGCGTACCCCAGATGAGTTCGACTCAATAGTACGTGCTGAAATTCCTTCGCAAACAGAAGAGccaaatctatatgaagcagtaCTCCACCATATGATACATGGACCATGTGGTTTACTCAATCGTCATTCTCCATGTATGACCGATGATAAATGTAAAAAACACTTTCCGAAACCATTTGTATCATATACTTCTCGAGGAAATGATTCGTATCCTTTGTATCGAAGACGTCAAGGTCTAACAGTCGTACTATCTGAAAATGATCAACGAATGGTGGACAATGGTTGGGTTGTCCCTTACAACCCATGGCTTCTATtgaaatatgattgtcatattaatgTTGAAGTTTGTGGAGGTATCAagtgtgtgaaatatatatataagtacaTTCATAAAGGGCCTGATCGAGTCGCGCTAGAGTTGCGTAATGGACAGAATATTGATGAAATCCAACAATATGTGGATGGTAGATGGATTTGCGCACCCGAGGCACTGTGGAGAATTTTTTCTTTCGAATTTAGCAGGATGTACCCTTCGGTGATTAGGTTGCAGATACATCTACCGTACCAACATTTGATCATCTATGACCCAACTAACTGCATAACCGATATACTCACGGATGACAGAAACACCAAGACCATACTTACCGAATTTTTCAAGATGAATAATGATCAAACAATAAagggaaaataa
- the LOC140890663 gene encoding uncharacterized protein, translated as MTNQELLLGQNHNGTLGQNQQVMLGPNHDTDIARIRGLEMGQTPEHEAGLGQSHLSDAVDEHEYEQVNGLAMEEKPEHEVQDMHLHGDNIELVISEHNDLALSDNQELDENMDLAVLQHEDISIESLHEMSVHQNALVVTPSSVLQQRTLALSPNHELVVGQEFADVKACRRALRDTAIALHFEVQTIKSDKTRFTARCASESCPWRIHAAKLPGVPTFTIRTINDTHTCGGISHLGHQQASVQWVANSVEQRLRENPNCKPKEILEEIHRVHGITLSYKQAWRGKERIMTAMRGSFEEGYRLLPQYCEQVKRTNPGSIASVYTNPADNCFQRLFISFQASIYGFLNACRPLLGLDRTFLKSKYLGTLLLATGFDGDGGLFPLAFGVVDEENDDNWMWFLSELHSLLEVNTENMPRLTILSDRQKGIVDGVEANFPTAFHGFCMRHLSESFRKEFNNTMLVNLLWEAAHVLTVNEFDTKILEIEEISQDAAFWIRRIPPRLWATSYFEGTRFGHLTANIVESLNTWILEASGLPIIQMMECIRRQLMTWFNERREASMQWTSILVPTAERRVAEALERARTYQVLRANEAEFEVISHEGTNIVDIRNRCCLCRGWQLYGLPCAHAVAALLSCRQNVHRFTESSFTVATYRKTYSQTIHPIPDKTLWKELSEGDPNASKATDIVVYNNPADIVINPPKSLRPPGRPRKKRVRAEDRGRVKRVVHCSRCNQTGHFRTTCAAPI; from the coding sequence ATGACGAACCAGGAATTGCTGCTTGGACAGAATCATAATGGAACTCTTGGTCAGAACCAACAGGTTATGCTAGGCCCAAATCATGACACAGATATTGCTCGGATCCGTGGTTTGGAGATGGGACAGACTCCTGAGCATGAGGCTGGTTTGGGGCAGAGCCACTTGTCTGATGCTGTTGATGAACACGAATATGAGCAGGTGAACGGTTTagcaatggaagagaaacccGAACACGAAGTTCAAGACATGCATTTACATGGAGATAATATCGAACTAGTCATCTCTGAGCACAATGATTTGGCTCTATCTGATAACCAAGAACTTGACGAGAATATGGATTTAGCGGTACTCCAGCATGAGGACATTAGTATTGAATCATTGCATGAAATGAGTGTTCACCAGAATGCTTTAGTAGTTACTCCCTCTTCTGTCCTTCAGCAACGAACTCTCGCTCTAAGTCCTAACCATGAACTTGTGGTGGGTCAAGAATTCGCCGATGTTAAAGCCTGTCGCAGGGCATTGAGGGACACAGCTATAGCTCTGCACTTTGAAGTGCAGACCATTAAATCAGATAAAACTCGATTCACTGCCAGATGTGCCAGTGAGAGCTGCCCTTGGCGCATCCATGCTGCGAAACTTCCTGGTGTACCAACTTTCACAATCAGGACCATTAATGATACCCATACATGTGGAGGAATCAGCCATCTGGGGCATCAGCAGGCTTCAGTCCAGTGGGTCGCCAATTCTGTGGAGCAACGCCTTCGAGAAAATCCCAATTGCAAGCCAAAAGAGATCTTGGAAGAGATTCACAGAGTTCATGGTATTACTTTATCATACAAGCAAGCTTGGCGTGGAAAGGAGAGAATTATGACTGCCATGCGTGGATCCTTTGAAGAAGGATATCGGCTCCTTCCGCAGTACTGTGAGCAAGTGAAACGGACGAACCCTGGAAGTATTGCATCTGTATATACAAATCCAGCTGACAATTGCTTTCAGCGCCTCTTTATCTCGTTCCAAGCATCTATCTATGGCTTCTTAAATGCTTGTCGTCCTCTTCTTGGGCTGGACAGAACATTCTTGAAGAGCAAATACCTGGGTACTTTGCTTCTCGCTACTGGTTTTGATGGAGACGGTGGCCTTTTTCCTCTGGCCTTTGGAGTTGTTGATGAGGAAAATGATGATAACTGGATGTGGTTTCTATCTGAACTTCATAGCTTGCTCGAGGTCAATACAGAAAACATGCCCAGGCTTACAATATTATCAGATAGGCAGAAGGGCATCGTAGATGGAGTGGAAGCAAATTTCCCCACTGCTTTCCATGGCTTTTGCATGCGCCATTTAAGTGAAAGCTTCCGCAAAGAATTTAACAATACTATGCTTGTTAACCTTTTATGGGAAGCTGCTCATGTTCTAACTGTTAATGAATTTGACACCAAAATACTAGAGATTGAAGAGATATCTCAAGATGCTGCCTTCTGGATACGGCGAATTCCCCCTCGTCTATGGGCTACCTCATATTTTGAGGGAACAAGATTTGGACATTTGACAGCTAATATAGTGGAATCACTGAACACTTGGATTTTAGAAGCCTCTGGTCTTCCTATAATCCAGATGATGGAATGTATTCGGAGGCAGCTCATGACTTGGTTCAATGAACGTCGAGAGGCTAGTATGCAGTGGACTTCCATTCTTGTTCCTACAGCTGAGAGACGAGTCGCAGAGGCCCTTGAACGTGCCCGAACTTACCAGGTTCTCCGAGCAAATGAAGCAGAGTTCGAGGTAATATCTCACGAGGGAACAAATATTGTTGATATCCGGAACCGTTGTTGCCTTTGCCGCGGATGGCAACTCTATGGTTTACCATGTGCGCACGCCGTTGCAGCCTTACTTTCATGCAGACAGAACGTTCATCGATTTACTGAGAGCAGTTTCACGGTTGCCACTTATCGGAAAACTTACTCACAAACCATACATCCCATCCCAGATAAAACTCTTTGGAAGGAGTTGTCAGAAGGAGATCCTAATGCCAGTAAAGCTACTGATATTGTTGTGTATAATAACCCAGCCGACATTGTGATCAATCCACCTAAATCGTTACGTCCGCCTGGCCGCCCAAGGAAGAAACGAGTCAGAGCAGAAGATCGTGGCCGCGTGAAGAGGGTCGTTCATTGTAGTCGCTGCAATCAAACCGGACACTTCAGGACGACATGTGCTGCGCCCATATGA
- the LOC140887783 gene encoding uncharacterized protein, translating to MAMRQRGSGTGKPPSRSAGVRPVFEDFKPISEWEQDDESHFLVIYLPGFMKEQIKVRTEGRNIIQVRGERLVAGNKWSRFLEDFQIPENCEINSIRAKHEGGNLTITVPKKNIDKGTMSPKKPQETFSPKTTSIDTTLQKDHDKVLPQNSSPTGTNESTDEKNTRQQKMLDDQGDKNSMNANNLVLQEIELKEDHTVPNRQAIIPAITVDKERKNLEKREELRLPQVENVKKKKFDKYEVEGASKDEESIGKQMIRSSEDDYSAFKMGNYKKKVKALTELNEERQLLVNMGVAVLVIVALSAYVTYKFATGKATN from the exons ATGGCAATGCGGCAAAGAGGTAGTGGCACGGGGAAGCCGCCGTCAAGGTCAGCTGGGGTTCGACCCGTGTTTGAAGATTTCAAGCCCATTTCAGAATGGGAACAAGATGATGAATCTCATTTTCTTGTCATCTATCTTCCTG gTTTCATGAAGGAACAGATAAAGGTTAGAACAGAAGGCAGGAATATTATCCAGGTCCGTGGGGAACGTCTAGTTGCTGGAAACAAATGGAGCCGTTTTCTAGAGGATTTTCAGATTCCAGAAAACTGTGAAATAAATTCAATTCGAGCCAAGCATGAAGGAGGAAACCTTACCATTACAGTGCCGAAAAAGAACATAGACAAAGGCACGATGTCTCCCAAGAAACCTCAAGAGACCTTTTCTCCAAAAACTACGAGCATTGACACCACCCTTCAAAAGGACCATGATAAAGTTCTCCCACAAAATAGCTCTCCCACGGGAACTAATGAGTCAACGGATGAAAAAAATACGAGACAACAAAAAATGTTGGATGATCAAGGGGATAAAAACAGCATGAATGCCAATAATTTGGTTCTACAAGAGATAGAGTTAAAAGAAGACCATACAGTACCAAATAGGCAAGCGATCATCCCAGCAATCACAGTGGACAAGGAAAGGAAGAACTTGGAGAAGAGAGAAGAATTACGGTTACCTCAGGTAGAGAATgtcaagaagaagaaatttgatAAATATGAGGTTGAAGGCGCCTCCAAAGACGAAGAATCAATAGGAAAACAAATGATTCGTTCAAGTGAAGATGATTACAGTGCTTTCAAAATGGGGAACTACAAGAAGAAAGTGAAAGCGCTCACTGAACTCAATGAGGAGAGGCAATTGCTGGTGAATATGGGGGTAGCTGTGCTAGTTATTGTGGCGCTCAGTGCTTATGTCACCTACAAATTTGCAACAGGAAAAGCTACAAATTAG
- the LOC140887782 gene encoding protein RBL, protein MMNAPIIDPLQGDFPEVIEEYLEHGIMKCIAFNRRGTLLAAGCSDGSCVIWDFETRGIAKELRDKDCVAAITSVCWSKHGHRILLSAADKSLTLWDVVQGEKIARMTLQQTPLQARLHPGSSSPYICLACPLSSAPMIVDLNTASTTVLPVSLSDTGNGIAPLSRNKFSDGSSPFTPTAACFNKYGDLVYVGNSKGEILIIDHKSNQIRGIVPIPGGSVIKNIVFSMNGQYLLTNSNDRTIRVYENLLPVKDELKALDETICKPEEQDEVEKLKAVGSSCLTLSREFQDSITKMHWKAPCFSGDGEWVIGGSASKGEHKIYTWDRAGHLVKILEGPKEALIDLAWHPVRPVVVSVSLTGLVYIWAKDYTENWSAFAPDFKELEENEEYVEREDEFDLVPETEKVRDSDINEDDEIDIMTFERDPAFSDSDMSQDAICYLPPDPSPDVPEQQDIGVLSTSKLGDIDQCTSPLSEDLEQNGHLTNHESSPLNEDLGGASFKRKRKPSEKVLEFQAENVKKPSSKMKAASNLLEAGNIS, encoded by the exons ATGATGAACGCGCCAATTATtg aCCCTTTACAGGGGGATTTTCCAGAAGTGATAGAAGAGTATCTGGAGCATGGGATTATGAAATGTATTGCCTTCAATCGCCGGGGAACCCTTCTGGCTG CTGGGTGCTCTGATGGGAGTTGTGTTATATGGGATTTTGAAACCAGAGGTATCGCCAAAGAACTCAGGGACAAGGACTGTGTTGCTGCGATAACAAGTGTTTGTTGGTCAAAACATGGTCACCGCATACTGTTATCGGCTGCTGATAAATCATTGACTCTTTGGGATGTTGTCCAAGGGGAGAAAATAGCTAGAATGACTCTGCAACAGACACCACTGCAAGCTCGTTTACATCCTGGTTCCTCTTCTCCATATATTTGCTTAGCTTGTCCTCTGTCATCTGCCCCTATGATTGTTGACTTGAATACTGCAAGCACAACTGTGCTTCCCGTGTCATTATCTGATACAGGAAATGGCATAGCCCCTTTATCACGCAACAAATTTTCAGATGGATCCTCTCCTTTTACACCTACGGCCGCATGTTTTAACAAATACGGTGATTTGGTTTATGTGGGCAATTCTAAAGGGGAGATACTTATTATTGATCATAAGAGTAACCAAATACGTGGTATTGTTCCTATTCCAGGGGGTTCTGTGATAAAGAATATTGTATTTAGCATGAATGGTCAGTATCTTCTCACAAACTCAAACGATAGGACTATCAGAGTCTATGAAAATCTTTTGCCGGTGAAAGATGAGCTTAAAGCTCTGGATGAAACCATTTGTAAGCCAGAGGAGCAAGATGAGGTTGAAAAGTTGAAAGCTGTTGGATCAAGTTGTTTAACTCTCTCTCGTGAGTTTCAGGATTCAATAACCAAAATGCACTGGAAAGCACCATGTTTTAGCGGTGACGGTGAGTGGGTGATTGGAGGTTCTGCTAGCAAAGGAGAGCATAAGATCTATACATGGGACAGAGCTGGCCATCTTGTAAAAATCCTTGAAGGTCCCAAGGAAGCATTGATTGATTTAGCTTGGCATCCTGTGCGCCCTGTTGTTGTTTCTGTCTCCTTGACCGGATTGGTTTATATCTGGGCCAaggattatactgagaattggaGTGCGTTTGCTCCAGATTTTAAAGAGCTCGAGGAAAATGAGGAGTATGTAGAAAGGGAAGATGAGTTTGATTTGGTGCCCGAGACAGAAAAG GTGAGAGATTCAGAtattaatgaagatgatgaAATTGATATAATGACATTTGAGAGAGATCCTGCTTTCAGTGATTCGGATATGTCACAGGATGCCATTTGTTATTTACCTCCTGATCCATCTCCAGATGTTCCTGAGCAGCAGGATATCGGTGTTTTAAGTACTTCAAAGCTGGGGGACATCGACCAGTGCACATCTCCTCTGTCAGAGGACTTGGAACAGAATGGTCATTTAACAAACCATGAATCCAGTCCACTTAATG AGGACTTGGGAGGAGCATCTTTTAAAAGAAAGAGGAAACCCTCAGAAAAGGTTTTGGAATTTCAGGCCGAGAATGTTAAGAAGCCATCGTCAAAGATGAAAGCTGCAAGCAATTTACTGGAAGCT GGTAACATATCATGA